Below is a window of Synechococcus sp. RSCCF101 DNA.
TCAGAGGCGGCATTGATGTTGGGCTGCCGGCTCAGATCAAGCATGGTCCAGTTCACACTCGCTCCGCTCTGCAGCGCCAGGGCCTGGGATTTGGTGGCGACCTGGCGTTGCTGGTCGCCAAGGCGGGCGCCGGGCAGGGCATAGGCGTTGCGGACAAAGGTGCCCCACTGATAGCCGGCGAAGGGAACACCGTTCGAGAGCTGCAGGGTGGGATACCACTGGCGCTGTGCGGCGATCAACTGCCATTCGAACTGCTGAATGGTGCTGAAGGCTTCCAGGAGTCTTGGATTGTTCTCGAGGCCGAGCCGGATGGCCTCGCTCAGGCTGAGGTCCACCGCTTTCGAGCGGACCAGCTCCTGCAGGCTGTTCAGTGTGTCGACCAGCGGCCCTGGATCGGGAGCAGCGCTCGACGGATTGAATGGAAGGGGCGTCAGCTCCTGGGTCTGGGCTGATCGTCCCCAATCTGCGGCAAGGCTCGCCGTGTTGAGTTGGCTGGTCTGCGCAAAGGCAATCGCCAGAGTGGCAATCGACCATTTCCGAAGGCGCTGCTGCGCAGAGGACGCCACTTCCAGTGCAACTTAGATGTGAATGTTATCCCTTGGATTGGCAGCGTCAAGCTATGGTTCACGATTGGTTTCAGGGGATCACTCTGGCGCCGTAATGTTGTTCGATAACGTCACTAATAGCGCCAACGCTTACATCGACAACAGAGTCCACTCCAGCGATTGGGGAACCTTCTTCGATCAGGACGCCTTCCTTGCGTTGGTCATCAGTGGGGCGGAGCCATTCCAAAGCCACAGGCAACTGGTGATCGTTGGAATCAGCATGAACCAGGTGCCGAAAGGTGCGATCAGCCAACCTGCGATGGGTGCCGGCAGCAGGGATCCAACAATCCCAGTCGCGATGAGCACGGCCAGTGGTGACACGAGGATGAACCAACGCGGGAACATCGTGTCACCACGCAGGAGCGCCGCCGCAAGCCAGAGCGTTCCGAGTGAGAACGCCACCATGGCCGTGAAATCCCCCATGATGAAATGCTCCACGATCAGGCGATTGGCCATGGCGTGAAAGGCTGGGTCTGTCGAGCCCACCAGCGACTGGGCCTGAGCGAGCACACTAAGAAAGGCCCAGCCGGCGTGCTGGATTCCTCCGATCATCAGCAGGGCGTAGGCCAGCAGCAGGCAGGGTGCCGTCGACCACCAGAAGCCAGCTTGGCGCAGCCCTACCCACCACGGATAGAGGCTGAGGGCATAGAGCGGATAGAGCCAACCAGCGGTCTGAGCGATCATGATCTGCCAGTGCGGACGCCCCGCGGCCGTCATGATCACGTCCGCGATCTGCGGGGAGAAGTAGTCCGATCCGGACAGACCGGCCGCGTAGCCGTAGAGGCTGTCGCAGACACCGTTCCAGAAGATCAGCGGTGCCACCAGGCATCCGATCAGACGGATGCGCCGTCGCTCCCGTCGCGCTCGGATGGAGCCGGCTGAGTTCACCCCGCCAGGAGTTCCATCGGCGCGTCTTCGGCGGGCGCCAGCTTCGGCAGGCGTGCCAGCGGTTCGGACAGGCGCACTCCGATGGTGCAAACGAAGATGTCGGCCACACACCAGCAGACCGAGCCTTTCAGATCCCGGGCTCCCATGTCGGGATGGTTGCTCACATCAAGCGTCACCTCTGTGCCGGACTCGAGTTTGTGATCTCCGATCAACAGGAGGCAGAACCCGGACAGGCTCACATCCAGGAGATCGGCCACGATCCACTGGTCGCTGTCGGTCGAATCGCTGCGGATGCGAAGCGGCGCGCAGGAGACGACATCAAAACGTTCGCTGTCCCGCCGGCTGCCGCCGCTCGGCTCAGACGCCTGTGGAAGAAGGCTTGGCCGGAGTTCTGTGTCGACGCGCACGGATTGAGACGTTTCGTCAGAAGGACCGTTGTTATGCGGTTGAAGGCTGTTCATCCGATTGGCCTCCCGGTGGTTGGACGTCCAGACAGCAAGCTTTTGCGTCTGACCCATCGTGCCACGACTATACCGATCAGCTTCCGTTCTGACCACCAATGCTCATCTGAGCTGGGCGATTCCTGTCGCCCGATCGGCTCCGCCATCTCCGATGTCGGGGCCTGAGCTCGAGAAGCGCCCCCGGGACAGCGATGTGCACTGCTGTTCCTGATGCTCCACGGCGATCTGATAATCGATTCGAC
It encodes the following:
- a CDS encoding PilZ domain-containing protein, with the protein product MVRTEADRYSRGTMGQTQKLAVWTSNHREANRMNSLQPHNNGPSDETSQSVRVDTELRPSLLPQASEPSGGSRRDSERFDVVSCAPLRIRSDSTDSDQWIVADLLDVSLSGFCLLLIGDHKLESGTEVTLDVSNHPDMGARDLKGSVCWCVADIFVCTIGVRLSEPLARLPKLAPAEDAPMELLAG